One genomic segment of Schistosoma mansoni, WGS project CABG00000000 data, supercontig 0249, strain Puerto Rico, whole genome shotgun sequence includes these proteins:
- a CDS encoding aspartyl-tRNA synthetase, putative, translating to MGIIILLFQENSCEMEYFLTALNSGTPPHGGIALGLDRLIAIFVNAKSIRDVIAFPKAADGKDLLCGTPTMVDDEILSQYCISVSNLNKS from the exons ATGGgtataatcattttattatttcaggAAAATTCTTGTGAAATGGAATACTTTTTAACTGCCCTGAATTCAGGAACTCCACCGCATGGTGGGATTGCGTTAG GTCTTGATCGTTTAATTGCAATATTTGTAAATGCCAAATCCATCAGAGATGTAATTGCTTTCCCAAAAGCAGCCGATGGGAAGGATCTCTTATGTGGGACACCAACTATGGTAGATGATGAAATCTTATCACAGTATTGCATTTCTGTTTCCAATCTTAATAAAAGTTGA
- a CDS encoding aspartyl-tRNA synthetase, putative — protein MLSCVFRRLFSQLGLGTPSLTLSFLSLIPKASVSSLPAFVYKSHACGELSTQHINSTVTVCGWLEHCRLSSRFLVLRDDRGLIQIYCDKNSLQIPQFNSESVLRVTGKVQARPKKDVNKRMPTGEIEIVAESIEILSHSSPLSFLPKDAANVNEMERLKYRYIDLRSSNMQRNMRFRSSIILQMRSFLCQNNGFTEIETPYLFKITPGESGAREFVVPTKFPGLWYCLPQSPQQFKQLLMISGFSKYMQVARCFRDETSRSDRQPEFTQLDIEMAFITPDDIYEIIENMLLYIWPTVQSTSGCQPISTPFMRMQYCDAMSRYGSDKPDVRFGFLFSYSAVDGHTGFNIPSKYSSNLSAEDLGSLEDLVFRLTGQGIFKCLILSRPILPQILRMLMSAKQTFHVMHFEESTTP, from the exons ATGTTGTCATGTGTTTTTCGAAGACTTTTCAGTCAGCTCGGTTTGGGAACTCCTAGTTTGACCCTATCTTTCCTAAGTCTTATTCCTAAGGCTTCTG TTTCCAGCTTGCCGGCCTTTGTATATAAATCCCATGCTTGTGGTGAGCTGAGTACTCAGCATATCAACTCAACCGTCACAGTATGCGGATGGCTTGAGCATTGTCGACTGTCATCTCGTTTTCTCGTTCTTCGTGATGATCGTGgtttaatacaaatatattgtgACAAAAATTCTCTCCAAATTCCGCAATTTAATTCTGAGTCTGTCCTGAGAGTGACAGGTAAAGTCCAAGCACGTCCGAAAAAAGATGTAAACAag CGTATGCCAACTGGCGAAATTGAAATAGTTGCTGAAAGCATTGAAATCCTCAGTCATTCATCTCCACTTTCCTTTCTTCCGAAAGATGCGGCAAAT GTCAACGAAATGGAAAGATTAAAATATCGTTACATTGATCTTCGTTCGTCGAATATGCAAAGAAACATGCGGTTTCGTTCATCTATAATATTGCAAATGCGGAGCTTTCTATGTCAAAATAATG GTTTTACTGAAATCGAAACTCCATATTTGTTCAAAATTACTCCAGGGGAAAGT GGTGCCCGTGAGTTTGTTGTACCTACCAAGTTTCCTGGATTATGGTATTGCTTACCTCAAAGCCCTCAACAATTCAAACAACTTTTGATGATAAGTGGATTTAGTAAATACATGCAGGTCGCTAGATGTTTTCGCGATGAGACTTCTAGGTCTGACAGACAACCCGAGTTTACTCAG TTGGACATAGAAATGGCATTTATCACTCCAGAtgatatttatgaaataattgaGAATATGTTGTTATATATCTGGCCTACAGTTCAGAGTACTTCAGGTTGTCAGCCAATATCGACACCTTTTATGCGCATGCAGTATTGTGATGCTATGTCACGATATGGAAGTGACAAACCAGATGTACGCTTTGGTTTCTTGTTTTCATATTCCGCAGTTGATGGACACACCGGTTTCAATATACCAAGTAAATAC TCATCAAATTTAAGTGCTGAAGATTTGGGTTCCTTGGAAGATTTGGTTTTTCGCCTAACCGGTCAG GGTATTTTTAAGTGCTTAATTTTATCACGTCCGATTTTACCCCAAATTTTACGTATGCTTATGAGTGCTAAACAAACTTTTCATGTTATGCATTTCGAAGAATCCACAACCCCATAA